From the genome of Acropora palmata chromosome 4, jaAcrPala1.3, whole genome shotgun sequence, one region includes:
- the LOC141878839 gene encoding transcription factor IIIA-like isoform X1, producing MAAQQIHACDFRGCGKTFAKQIRLTEHKRMHTGERPCVCPHEGCKKSFVRCFHLKRHLLSHEGEKQFKCHQCDLSFLTKHNYKRHQQRAHDRPFKCPFEGCNVEFMRCNKLKLHQFVHTSEKPFRCTERGCQASFDAPRKLKRHQKRHDEGADQYFPRCRDDRFSHEWLRKHISSHNCALFCEA from the exons ATGGCCGCCCAACAAATACACGCGTGCGACTTCCGAGGTTGCGGAAAAACATTTGCCAAACAAATTAGGCTTACAGAGCACAAGCGGATGCACACAGGCGAg CGACCATGTGTATGCCCCCATGAAGGCTGCAAGAAATCATTTGTGAGATGTTTTCATCTCAAAAGACATTTGCTGTCCCATGAAGGAGAGAAACAATTCAA GTGCCACCAGTGTGACTTGTCATTTCTAACCAAGCACAATTATAAACGACATCAGCAGCGTGCCCACGATCGACCATTTAAG TGTCCCTTTGAAGGCTGCAATGTTGAATTTATGAGATGCAATAAACTTAAATTACATCAGTTTGTTCACACAAGTGAAAAGCCTTTCAG ATGCACAGAGAGGGGCTGTCAAGCTTCTTTTGATGCTCCAAGGAAACTTAAACGGCACCAGAAAAGGCATGATGAAG GTGCAGACCAATATTTTCCAAGGTGCAGAGATGATCGCTTCTCCCATGAGTGGCTTCGCAAACATATATCATCACATAATTGTGCCTTATTCTGTGAGGCTTAA
- the LOC141878839 gene encoding uncharacterized protein LOC141878839 isoform X2 has product MITLHNNSPYITYLPNITDGKWPPNKYTRATSEVAEKHLPNKLGLQSTSGCTQARCHQCDLSFLTKHNYKRHQQRAHDRPFKCPFEGCNVEFMRCNKLKLHQFVHTSEKPFRCTERGCQASFDAPRKLKRHQKRHDEGADQYFPRCRDDRFSHEWLRKHISSHNCALFCEA; this is encoded by the exons ATGATTACGCTCCATAATAATTCCCCATACATAACGTACCTACCTAACATAACAGATGGAAAATGGCCGCCCAACAAATACACGCGTGCGACTTCCGAGGTTGCGGAAAAACATTTGCCAAACAAATTAGGCTTACAGAGCACAAGCGGATGCACACAGGCGAg GTGCCACCAGTGTGACTTGTCATTTCTAACCAAGCACAATTATAAACGACATCAGCAGCGTGCCCACGATCGACCATTTAAG TGTCCCTTTGAAGGCTGCAATGTTGAATTTATGAGATGCAATAAACTTAAATTACATCAGTTTGTTCACACAAGTGAAAAGCCTTTCAG ATGCACAGAGAGGGGCTGTCAAGCTTCTTTTGATGCTCCAAGGAAACTTAAACGGCACCAGAAAAGGCATGATGAAG GTGCAGACCAATATTTTCCAAGGTGCAGAGATGATCGCTTCTCCCATGAGTGGCTTCGCAAACATATATCATCACATAATTGTGCCTTATTCTGTGAGGCTTAA